DNA sequence from the Hyalangium ruber genome:
CGCCCTTGCCTCCCGAGGCGGCTGCTGTCACCCGGCCCGCGCCTCCACCGCTCGGTGGCCGACCCGACGACGGTTGAGGCGTCCCACCCTCCTGCGCCGCGCGCACCGAGAGCGCCAGCCGCTTTCGCGCCAGGTCCACGGTGAGGACCTTCACCGTGAGCCGATCGCCCACCTTCACCACCTCCGAAGGGTCCTTCACGAAGCGCGTGGAGAGCTGGGACACGTGGACGAGCCCGTCCTGATGCACGCCCACATCCACGAAGGCGCCGAACGCGGTGACGTTGGTCACCACGCCCTGAAGCACCATGCCCTCCTTCACATCCTCCAGCGTCTTCAGGTCCTCCCGCATCGCGGGAGCGGAGAAGTCCCCGCGAGGGTCCCGGCTGGGCTTCTCCAACTCGGAGAGGATGTCCTGAAGCGTCAGCTCTCCCAGGTCCGGCCCCAGGTAGCGCTTCGGATCGATCTTCCGCACCAGCGTGGCGTTGCCCACCAGCGCGCTCACCTCCACGCCCAGGTCCTTCGCCATGCGCTCCACGACGGCGTAGCGCTCGGGGTGGACGGCGCTCGAATCCAGCGGCTCGCGGCCCCGCACACGCAGGAAGCCCGCGGCCTGCTCGAACGTCTTCGGCCCCAGCCCGCCCACCTTGAGCAGCTCGCGCCGCGTGGTGAACGCGCCCTTCTGGCTGCGGTAGGCCACCAGCTTCTTGGCCAGCGTGGGCCCCACGCCGGACACATGCTCCAGCAGTTGCGGCGAGGCGGTGTTCACATCCACGCCCACCGCGTTCACGCACGAGTCCACCACCTCGCCCAGCTTCTTCTTCAGCATCCCCTGGTCCACATCGTGCTGGTACTGCCCCACGCCGATGCTCTTGGGGTCGATCTTCACCAACTCCGCCAGCGGATCCTGCAGCCGGCGCCCGATGGACACCGCGCCACGCAGCGACACATCCAGCTCGGGGAACTCCTCGCGCGCCACCTCGGAGGCCGAGTAGATGGAGGCGCCCTGCTCGCTCACGGAGACGACGGGAACCTTCGTCCCCAGCCCCTGGAGCACCTCGCGCACGAACCCCTCGGCCTCGCGGCTGCCGGTGCCGTTGCCCACGGCGATCAGCTCCGGCTTGTGCTTCTGCACCACGGTGGCGAGCTGCCGTGCGGCACGGGCCCGCTCATCCGGAGAGCGCTCGGTATAGAGCGTGGCCGTCTCCACCACGGTCCCGGTGGCATCCAGCATCACCATCTT
Encoded proteins:
- a CDS encoding Tex family protein: MHAYAVELSKELGLRPEQVDKTLALHEEGATVPFIARYRKEATGGLDEVQIQAILDRAGERAELDSRRDTILRTIEGQGKLTPELAQALQRARTRAELEDLYLPYKPKRRTRAAIARERGLEPLADLLWKQEGKRGEDVAARVRPYVDAEKGVPDVDAALAGARDICAERVSEDAALRREARELCVRKGRLHSAVVSAKKNETTKFEAYYSHEEPLAQAPSHRVLALMRGEAEEVLRVKLAFPDDEVKGQLSSRVVNKPQALFASELRAATEDAWERLMGPSLESELRAELKERADRQAIGVFGENLRHLLLSPPAGTRAVVALDPGLRTGVKMVMLDATGTVVETATLYTERSPDERARAARQLATVVQKHKPELIAVGNGTGSREAEGFVREVLQGLGTKVPVVSVSEQGASIYSASEVAREEFPELDVSLRGAVSIGRRLQDPLAELVKIDPKSIGVGQYQHDVDQGMLKKKLGEVVDSCVNAVGVDVNTASPQLLEHVSGVGPTLAKKLVAYRSQKGAFTTRRELLKVGGLGPKTFEQAAGFLRVRGREPLDSSAVHPERYAVVERMAKDLGVEVSALVGNATLVRKIDPKRYLGPDLGELTLQDILSELEKPSRDPRGDFSAPAMREDLKTLEDVKEGMVLQGVVTNVTAFGAFVDVGVHQDGLVHVSQLSTRFVKDPSEVVKVGDRLTVKVLTVDLARKRLALSVRAAQEGGTPQPSSGRPPSGGGAGRVTAAASGGKGAPPSARPAGGKPPEKTEKKGPEPFNNPFRNLKS